The following proteins are co-located in the Vigna unguiculata cultivar IT97K-499-35 chromosome 9, ASM411807v1, whole genome shotgun sequence genome:
- the LOC114164094 gene encoding E3 ubiquitin-protein ligase MBR2-like, which translates to MPLMDEYSGKRAIDGMVVPRKGAGHVFRDTANAKDRNGQVCSRLTCSSRVNTSKGAQIGSSEKGKSLKPSIQSSSAGKEAVGSSSRTFPKTSSPGKPLIKPRKKPSSQLETDSSETSSVLDESEVSKVAPSPEKSQRGLQAEMEKTVSGSVMMEVGSSSVVSNSRSRRNFHPKSGISGQEIKTTGPVMRAGSSRYGLRNLKCNSISDVLPAGCSPSDSTLNRRKEMIKKRNCEGEGSSSARGKKMSGSSLEGRNSGSRNGISISDSRISRNTPPHRDRSDSNMAPVRTRKSISGHARGRLSSQANANPVSPNHSPVMVPSLPHSGGRNASGVSHRTSVDSSLSCPSSHSRPGTGSEELYGVMPGSPSEYGLTHSIMNLDSFRRRYNVDSIAEVLLALERIEQDVELTHEQIRLLESNLFLTGLNFYDPHRDMRLDIDNMSYEQLLALEERMGSVSTALTEEALSECLKKSFFQSSPSGNAVNSCKEAKDDTKCSICQEEYVVADELGSLHCEHMYHVVCIQQWLRLKNWCPICKASVVPSNSSPSQ; encoded by the exons ATGCCATTGATGGATGAATATTCTGGTAAAAGAGCCATTGATGGGATGGTAGTCCCTAGAAAGGGGGCGGGCCATGTGTTTAGAGACACTGCTAATGCTAAAGATCGAAATGGTCAGGTGTGCAGCCGCCTTACTTGCAGTAGCAGAGTCAACACTTCTAAAGGTGCTCAAATTGGTTCTTCTGAAAAAGGAAAATCCTTGAAACCTTCTATTCAATCTTCTTCTGCTGGAAAGGAAGCAGTTGGAAGCTCCTCTAGAACTTTTCCCAAGACTAGTAGCCCTGGAAAACCGCTTATAAAACCCCGGAAAAAACCATCATCTCAGTTAGAGACAGATTCATCTGAAACTAGTAGTGTATTGGATGAGTCAGAGGTTTCAAAAGTCGCCCCTTCCCCTGAAAAAAGTCAGAGAGGTCTTCAAGCTGAAATGGAAAAGACAGTGTCTGGTAGTGTCATGATGGAAGTAGGAAGCTCAAGTGTGGTATCCAATTCAAGATCTCGGAGGAATTTTCATCCAAAGTCTGGAATTAGTGGTCAGGAAATTAAAACCACTGGTCCAGTGATGCGTGCAGGTAGCAGTAGGTATGGATTGAGGAATCTCAAATGCAACTCTATTTCTGATGTCCTCCCTGCCGGCTGTTCACCTTCAGATTCAACCCTTAACAGAAGGAAGGAGATGATAAAAAAGAGGAATTGTGAAGGGGAAGGTAGTTCGTCTGCTAGAGGGAAGAAAATGAGCGGGTCTTCATTAGAAGGACGGAATTCTGGTTCCAGAAATGGCATATCCATTTCTGATTCAAGAATATCTAGGAATACTCCTCCTCACAGGGACAGGTCAGACAGCAACATGGCACCAGTTAGAACTCGAAAATCAATTAGTGGTCATGCCAGGGGAAGGCTTTCCAGCCAAGCAAATGCCAATCCCGTGTCACCCAATCACTCCCCTGTCATGGTACCTTCTTTGCCTCATTCTGGTGGTCGTAATGCTTCTGGTGTATCACATCGTACTTCTGTAGATAGTTCCTTAAGTTGTCCTAGCTCTCACAGTAGACCAGGTACTGGCAGTGAGGAGTTATATGGTGTTATGCCTGGCTCTCCTTCAGAATATGGGCTCACTCATTCTATAATGAATCTGGATAGCTTTCGACGGCGTTACAACGTGGATAGTATTGCTGAG GTATTGTTGGCACTTGAGAGGATTGAACAAGATGTTGAGCTAACACATGAG CAAATTCGTTTACTGGAATCCAACTTGTTCCTTACTGGGCTTAACTTCTACGATCCGCATAGAGACATGCGATTGGACATCGATAACATGTCATATGAG CAACTTCTGGCTCTGGAAGAGAGGATGGGTTCTGTGAGCACAGCTCTAACAGAGGAAGCGCTGTCAGAATGTCTAAAGAAAAGTTTCTTCCAGTCTTCACCCTCTGGAAATGCAGTCAACAGTTGCAAGGAAGCCAAGGATGACACCAAATGCAGCATCTGCCAG GAGGAATATGTGGTTGCGGATGAATTGGGGAGTTTGCATTGCGAGCACATGTATCATGTGGTTTGCATACAGCAATGGCTTCGGCTGAAGAACTGGTGCCCTATTTGCAAAGCATCTGTGGTACCTTCAAATTCATCCCCATCTCAATGA